A genomic segment from Cutaneotrichosporon cavernicola HIS019 DNA, chromosome: 7b encodes:
- the BUD6 gene encoding uncharacterized protein (Actin interacting protein 3), translated as MSRPAISYPIPTDEPPPLSTPTGYYPPPSPRGKPASFRDVSGSLSGASAPPGSSHHAGGSGSGSHAHNSHPGHGGGTGSGGSGYGGGPGGGYEGGRSGRQVSGPRAPSSTSTLDSYITRLLVVTKQLLQGLEQWARRELSEEAVSDIYVRLGNGFELCVSTFRRAGISTADLDSVPSDLREILERALAEEPTQDTLNIYLPDIRAIIFNLLNGLKNKQMAYKRHLVERTPQPEPVTPQRPQPRQSAPPADAETRSVRSIASIDGPASPASQTGILPSASSRPTLAERSQHRERASRPAPPDAFRPSRTRPAPDGSVRTLSSGSIERPMPRATSPIPSVHSGFGTPPTGPVTPAPTTSAPPARQPRRPERTSRDSANPTSRFSADSDVSSISSARAPSDSASASTVTMPIPIPHALSRELPLPPVGGSSHIQPTPSPGALPTATSPAPPPPPVPRTPPPPSPGMPGLPTLNLPDQGEDQGEDAVEVLNGVTAAFVNDGVHPAARSSFALLQRSDALERRASKRFSSYTFNKMVGTSPGKKATSGTGSPPRPARRSNVHAIPPMPALTEAHRSLVAETTPPVSEPAVSTAHSVDAISSTSVSASPPASTPGLVTAFLQLGRHVKKTTIELPLTMSALRLLFMERFEYDPGMEDFPDVYIKDPRTSVQYELEDMEDVREGCLLVLDIEPLDQVKQHFDLNFASLAQDIKELKTSLAQSKRMSTTAPSTSLLTVSPVLTAAPPPPPVETPRSPMRSDSGPAPVAELRAHYDEVQSLRRDLAIMRQLHVDFLSQTKESFAALRAQNTAMREVVKTKMGGNRSLLDNSKAKLEGQCQDTIQAVEEVSDIIDGAREDALRRGVTPPRGRTEKIKADLERATSLVDQFSRDVTLAEPTWRATWLAELQRVTDEQRLLAYQNKLAADLKNDIKDATEMLDNVRAFVTQRAVRPRFQPPPPETGGVTNLLLEIRTKESDPTARLRAIEEQAKVREREMASRTDDFQDELGAFVQGRKLRKTGGTDEAERVRQRRQDQTIRRMLSGDGPGAEPLSPQITGRSASAASNASSPPGHGAGGG; from the exons ATGTCTCGCCCCGCTATCTCGTACCCCATCCCAACAGATGAGCCACCACCACTTTCAACCCCAACAGGATACTACCCGcctccgtcgccgcgcgGAAAGCCCGCATCTTTCCGTGACGTCTCCGGGTCCCTGTCAGGAGCATCGGCACCACCTGGCTCCTCACATCATGCAGGaggctcgggctcgggctcgcACGCACACAACTCGCATCCCGGCCACGGAGGCGGCACAGGCTCAGGCGGATCGGGATATGGCGGAGGCCCAGGCGGCGGGTAtgagggaggaaggagcggGCGGCAGGTATCAGGCCCTCGTGCACCG TCATCCACTTCCACGTTAGATTCGTACATCACACGCTTGCTAGTGGTTACGAAGCAGCTCCTTCAGGGTCTCGAGCAATGGGCGAGGCGTGAACtcagcgaggaggcg gtCAGCGACATCTACGTCCGACTCGGGAACGGTTTCGAGCTGTGCGTCAGCACATTCCGGCGCGCGGGGATCTCAACCGC CGATCTCGACTCTGTGCCCTCCGATCTCCGAGAAATCCTCGAGcgtgccctcgccgaggagcccACACAAGATACGCTCAATATCTACCTCCCCGACATCCGCGCGATCATTTTCAACCTCCTCAATGGACTTAAGAACAAACAGATGGCATACAAGCGGCATCTGGTAGAGCGCACACCTCAGCCCGAACCGGTGACGCCTCAGCGCCCGCAACCGCGGCAGTCAGCGCCGCCCGCGGATGCGGAGACGCGATCGGTGCGATCGATAGCATCAATCGATGGGCCCGCGAGCCCGGCCAGCCAGACCGGCATCCTGCCCAGTGCGAGCTCGCGCCCTACGTTGGCGGAGCGGAGCCAGCACCGCGAGCGTGCATCAAggcccgcgccgcctgaCGCGTTCCGGCCGTCGCGCACACGTCCCGCTCCAGACGGGAGCGTGCGTACGCTCTCTTCAGGGAGCATTGAGCGCCCGATGCCGCGCGCTACCTCACCCATCCCATCGGTACACTCGGGGTTCGGAACACCCCCAACTGGCCCAGTGACACCTGCGCCGACGACTTCCGCCCCGCCAGCACGCcagccgcggcggccggaGCGCACATCACGCGACAGCGCGAacccgacgtcgaggttTAGCGCCGACTCTGACGTGTCGTCTATCTCGTCAGCGCGTGCACCATCAGACAGTGCGAGCGCGAGTACCGTCACGATGCCTATCCCCATTCCGCACGCACTCTCCCGCGAACTGCCCCTGCCTCCGGTTGGGGGGTCGTCGCACATCCAGCCGACACCGTCTCCAGGCGCCCTTCCCaccgcgacctcgcccgcgccTCCACCCCCACCTGTcccgaggacgccgccacctccttcccccGGTATGCCTGGGTTGCCAACGCTCAATCTCCCCGACCAGGGCGAAGACCAGGGCGAAGACGCGGTCGAAGTCTTGAACGGCGTAACAGCAGCGTTCGTCAACGACGGCGTTCACCCGgcagcgcgctcgagctttGCGCTCCTGCAAAGGTCGGACGCACTGGAGCGCCGCGCGTCCAagcgcttctcgagctACACATTCAACAAGATGGTCGGTACGAGCCCAGGCAAGAAAGCTACAAGCGGAACGGgatcgccgcctcggcccgCGCGGCGCTCAAACGTCCACGCTATTCCGCCTATGCCAGCCCTCACCGAGGCGCATAGAAGCTTGGTTGCCGAGACGACGCCGCCTGTCAGCGAGCCCGCCGTGAGCACGGCCCACAGTGTAGATGCAATCTCGAGCACCAGCGTATCGGCCTCGCCTCCAGCCTCAACGCCTGGCCTGGTCACGGCTTTCCTGCAGCTCGGGCGACACGTCAAGAAGACGACGATCGAGCTGCCTCTCACCATGAGCGCGCTGCGTCTCCTCTTCATGGAGAGATTCGAGTACGACCCCGGCATGGAGGACTTCCCGGATGTATATATCAAGGACCCAAGAACGAGCGTGCAGTACGAGCTGGAGGACATGGAGGACGTACGCGAGGGGTGTCTGCTCGTGCTGGACATTGAAC CCCTCGACCAGGTCAAACAACACTTTGATCTCAATTtcgcgtcgctcgcgcaggacatcaaggagctcaagaCGTCGCTTGCGCAGTCAAAGCGGATGAGCACGACGGCGCCGTCTACGAGTTTGTTGACCGTGTCGCCCGTCCTTACCGCTGCGCCGCCCCCGCCACCCGTCGAGACACCGCGCTCTCCCATGAGAAGTGACAGTGGACCAgcgcccgtcgccgagctACGCGCTCATTACGACGAGGTGCAGAGCCTGCGACGCGACCTGGCGATCATGCGTCAATTGCACGTTGACTTCCTCTCGCAGACCAAGGAGAGCTTTGCAGCCTTACGCGCGCAGAATACGGCGATGCGTGAGGTCGTCAAGACCAAGATGGGCGGGAACCGCTCGCTGCTGGACAACTCCAAGGCCAAACTTGAGGGACAGTGCCAAGACACCATTcaggcggtcgaggaggtgagcGACATTAtcgacggcgcgcgcgaggacgcgttACGTCGCGGTGTTACTCCGCCGCGCGGTCGCACGGAGAagatcaaggccgacctGGAGCGCGCCACAagcctcgtcgaccagtTCTCGCGTGACGTAACCCTCGCCGAGCCGACATGGCGCGCAACCTGGCTTGCCGAGCTGCAGCGCGTGACGGACGagcagcgcctcctcgcgtACCAGAACAAGCTTGCCGCGGACCTGAAGAACGACATCAAGGACGCGACCGAGATGCTCGACAACGTACGTGCCTTCGTGACGCAGCGCGCCGTGCGTCCGCGCTtccagcctcctcctccggAAACTGGGGGTGTGACCAACCTCCTGCTCGAGATCCGGACCAAGGAATCGGACCCAACCGCCCGCCTCCGCGCCATCGAAGAACAGGCGAAAGTCCGGGAACGCGAGATGGCATCGCGAACCGACGATTtccaggacgagctgggcgcGTTTGTGCAGGGCAGGAAGCTGCGCAAGACGGGGGggacggacgaggcggaacGCGTCCGCCAGAGACGCCAGGACCAGACTATCCGGCGTATGCTTAGTGGTGATGGACCGGGGGCCGAACCCCTCAGTCCCCAGATTACGGGGAGGAGCGCTAGTGCGGCGAGTAACGCGAGTAGTCCTCCAGGACATGGAGCGGGGGGAGGCTAG
- a CDS encoding uncharacterized protein (Eukaryotic aspartyl protease): MSSTSSGKSKPWSFTLTPSASRATTTSGTHAAQVTFVPGVVFDMTLAGGNDDQAVYSLPMTFGHDLASGAAARKRAPTTPTSAQTINMLVDLGSSDMWIASMTCTSTDCKEAPALFNDTHSLDSGTPLGLDFHVGSVGGNIMWEQVTVGEFGIGYQAMVTAKEVYNENLGEGNFTGLLGLALPANSVITQTIPGTTGSSPDGATFLDNLFGAGASAPTNRYFSLSLERSEDVRTVSSFGIGEVDSRVCPPPCAPKWLPILAQPSRGRTGYLHWRLPLESIHATFFDDPKNGIGPTTQPIPLGSTRTDANSTTPVAVLDSGGVGILVNNLDMLNAIYGAFGVKADSDGKYRLPCNTPLTLTFTFGGTDYPVHPLDMSYIDTADQSLSRCLGVLQYADLQNRGDFVLGSSFLKNVYSIYQYPDQKLNPTSWQPTVGMFPLTDAALASRDFWLVRDERQPLSGVSSGSAGGNGNGAQSAAANAGQKRVATSTIIAVCSVLGFLAIAAGAYFAWWFWNRRRHGKAGVVEYKMAEVDPGSDTPPMRTRKHVETMRQKSMVDGYSDMDFDSYDSTTAGTSISGMQLVTGDNDIHRLGETFSDHARGSSIHQGLLAAGASSPPMSPTAPSMPGMPRAVSEPLDLRRQRTRSSGYLLSPPMTTGRLVDVPPMPASPPSARYSLAPSLTNRSSMTMMGAYPSHTRAMSSVSVVTSGPRMTEYDYFPVFSDTTTAAGAGHDQRRSSHHSDRRSSRGSGFNPTP, from the exons atgtcctcgacctcctctgGCAAGAGCAAGCCGTGGTCTTTCACTCTTACTCCGTCCGCGTCCAGAgcaacgacgacgtcggggACACACGCGGCGCAGGTTACCTTTGTTCCCGGCGTGGTGTTCGACATGACGCTCGCGGGCGGAAACGACGACCAAGCCGTCTACTCGCTTCCCATGACATTTGGCCACGACCTGGCCAGTGGAGCGGCGGCACGGAAGCGCGCGCCAACAACGCCCACGTCTGCTCAGACGATCAACATGCTCGTGGACTTGGGATCGTCAGACATG TGGATCGCGTCGATGACCTGCACGTCCACGGACTGCAAGGAAGCGCCCGCGCTCTTCAATGATACTCACTCGCTTGACAGTGGCACcccactcggcctcgatTTCCACGTTGgcagcgtcggcggcaaCATCATGTGGGAGCAGGTCACTGTCGGCGAGTTTGGTATAGGCTATCAGGCCATGGTCACGGCTAAGGAGGTGTATAACGAGAATCTCGGCGAAGGCAACTTTACCGGCCTCTTGGGTCTTGCCT TGCCGGCCAACTCGGTCATCACCCAGACGATCCCCGGCACGACAGGCTCGTCACCCGACGGTGCGACGTTTCTGGACAACCTCTTCGGCGCGGGAGCATCGGCGCCGACGAATCGTTACTTCTCGCTGTCACTTGAGAGGAGCGAGGATGTGCGGACTGTCTCGAGCTTCGGGATAGGCGAGGTCGATTCGCGTGTCTGTCCACCACCATGTGCACCCAAGTGGCTGCCTatcctcgcccagcccTCAAGGGGCCGCACCGGCTACCTGCACTGGCGACTGCCACTGGAAAGTATCCACGCAACATTCTTCGACGACCCCAAGAACGGGATTGGGCCCACAACGCAACCTATCCCATTAGGGTCAACAAGGACGGACGCAAACTCCACGACACCAGTTGCGgtcctcgactcgggcgGTGTGGGGATCCTTGtcaacaacctcgacaTGCTAAATGCCATCTACGGGGCTTTCGGCGTCAAGGCTGACTCTGACGGCAAAT ACCGCCTGCCATGCAACACGCCTCTGACATTGACATTCACGTTCGGCGGTACCGACTACCCCGTGCATCCGCTGGACATGAGCTACATTGACACGGCGGACCAGAGCCTTTCCCGGTGTCTGGGTGTTCTGCAGTACGCCGATCTGCAGAATCGTGGTGACTT CGTCCTCGGCTCGTCGTTCCTCAAGAACGTCTACTCGATCTACCAATACCCCGACCAGAAGCTCAACCCGACATCGTGGCAGCCAACTGTGGGCATGTTTCCGCTCACGGACGCGGCACTGGCATCTCGTGACTTCTGGCTGGTGCGAGATGAGCGCCAGCCTCTTAGTGGTGTCTCGTCTGGCTCAGCTGGCGGGAACGGCAACGGCGCGCAGAGTGCCGCCGCAAACGCCGGACAGAAGCGCGTCGCGACGTCTACTATCATTGCCGTCTGCTCGGTGCTGGGCTTCTTGGCCATTGCCGCTGGTGCATACTTTGCCTGGTGGTTCTGGAATCGTCGCCGTCACGGCAAGGCTGGTGTCGTCGAGTACAAGATGGCTGAGGTGGATCCTGGGAGTGACACCCCTCCCATGCGAACCCGCAAGCACGTCGAGACCATGCGGCAGAAGAGCATGGTCGATGGCTACTCTGACATGGACTTCGACAGCTACGACTCCACCACTGCCGGCACCTCCATTAGTGGCATGCAGCTAGTCACTGGGGACAACGACATCCATCGCCTTGGTGAGACCTTCTCGGACCACGCACGCGGGTCAAGCATACACCAGGGCTTACTGGCGGCCGGTGCCAGTTCTCCACCCATGTCGCCCACGGCTCCTTCGATGCCCGGCATGCCGCGCGCTGTTTCAGAGCCGCTCGACCTGCGGAGACAACGCACGCGTAGCAGCGGCTACCTCCTCTCGCCACCAATGACAAccggccgcctcgtcgatgtTCCTCCTATGCCTGCGTCGCCACCGTCTGCGCGGTACAGCCTGGCGCCCAGTTTGACAAACCGTAGCTCGATGACCATGATGGGCGCGTACCCGTCGCACACGCGCGCGATGAGCTCGGTGAGCGTCGTCACAAGCGGCCCACGGATGACCGAGTATGACTACTTTCCCGTGTTCTCTGATACGACGACCGCGGCAGGCGCCGGGCACGATCAGCGGCGCTCCTCACACCACAGCGATAGGCGTTCGTCCCGGGGGAGCGGGTTCAACCCGACACCATAA